From the Cyanobacteriota bacterium genome, the window TAGGCTAGGTTACAGGCCGATCGTGGGTTTGCCATTGACGCAGGCACTTGATGAAGATATCAATATCCGACTCTTGACTGAAGTAATGGACACAGGCCCGCACGCAGTTGGGTGAGAGCAGCGTCCGGGTCATAATAGCATTTGCTTCTAGGTACTTGACTAGGTGTTGATGAGTAGCTGGGGCATTGTCCGTGTCAGTAATCTGGAAAGATACCAGCCCTGATGCTGGCGGCGTTGAGCATAGGCGGTGCAGCCCTGGCAATGCGCCTAGGCAGTCCCACAGGTAGGCACTTAGGTAACAGATACGTTGGTAGCGTTCTGTTTGGGATCCCCACTGTTGATGAAAGGCGATCGCCGCCCGTAACCCCGCTAGCAAGGCATAATCTGACGTGGCAACTTCAAAGCGCTGCCCATCGGTGCGCCAACCCAGGGGATCGCCGTCAGCATTGGTACGAATCCCACGCCAACCCGTAAAGGTGGGGTTCAAAGGACTATCAGGATGCACATACAGTCCTCCCAAACCTGCTGCCCCGCACCACCACTTGTGTCCGGTAAAGGCATAGAAATCTACCTCGGTATCCGTAAGGTTCAGGGGTAATAGCCCTACGGATTGGGCAGCGTCCACCAGTACCAACACACCCCGATCGTGGCAAGCTGTTACCAGTTCCCTCAAGGGCAGCACATGTCCCGTATTCCACAACACATGACTCACGATGACCAGCCGCGTGGTCGGACGGAGATGGCGAGTCATGCTATCTACAACATCACCATGGTTCAAAGTTGCCAGCAGCGGGAACGTTGACGTAGTAACTTGGAAACGGCGTTGCAGTTCTTGGGTCGCAGCTACAATGCCAGGATGTTCGCAATCAGACAAGAGAATGTGATCTCCAGCCTGCCAGTCAATGCCCCACAGGGCAATGTTACAGCCAACAGAGACATTTTCCGTCAAGGTGATGGTTTCTGTAGGCACTCCTAGTTCTTGGGCGATCGTAGCGCGGGTTTGAGCGGCCTCTTGCTGCACCCAAGCATTCACAGAATTAGAGAAAGGCCCCATCTCTTGAATAGTATTGTGGGCTTCTGCCATGGCTTCCAACGCCATGCGGGGCATTGGCCCCTGTCCACCGTAATTAAAGTAGGTTTTGTTGGCGAGGGCAGGAAACTGTTGACGGCAGGTTGCAAGGTCAGTAGCGGACAAATGTAGTTGCATCATGGTCAATGTAATTGCATCATAGTCAATGGCTGCGTAGACAGTGGCACAGCTCAATTATCGTTGTTTTCAGCGCCAAATCGGGGTTAGCTCCTTGCTTTAAGCCAACATCCAATGCCAGCAATAGGGGCAAGCCCTGCCGCAGTTGCTCTAGAGACAGTGATTTGACCTCTTGCTGCAAAAAGTGAACACGCTTGGGGTTACCGACATCAGCAGCTTGGGCAATGACCCGATCATCTCGCTCTCCAGTACTTATCAGCAGTTTCACCCATAGCCATGCGCGAAATTGACTAATCAGCGTTGCTACGATCGCAGGCGGTGCTTCATTTCGTGCTAATAAGTCAGCCACCAGTTCCAACGCCTCAGCCGTATTACCTTGTCGAATCGCTGCTGCTAGCTTGAAGCTGGTCTGGGTTGTAACCGTAATCAATTGACTGACAACATCTAGCTCTAGAGGAGCCTGGCACTCTCCTGCAAAACATTGAAGTTTTTCCAATTCACTATATAGTCGCCGCGTATCGTTACCGATAGCCTCTGCGATAAATTCCGTGCTGTCCGACGTAAGATTGATGCCCATTGACATAGCTACCTGCTTTACCCGTTGCACAAGTTGCTCTGTCTTCCAACTGGGAATGGGACTAAATTCTTCAATCTGGGCATAGCGTTGTAGCAGTTTGGTGGACTTTAGGCGGGCATCTGGCTTACTAGAACTCGTCAGTAGTAGCACCGTGTGGTCAGGAATCTGAGGTAGGGTGCGCTCTAGCTCTGTCAGCACTTCAGGGGGACATTGTTGCAGTAGCGGTGTGTTCACTAACCAGATAAAGCGTCCACCACTCCCAAACGGTGGAGTCATGGCTTGGTTAAGGGCCTGAATAATAGCATCTGCTTGCTCAGGAAAAAACTTGTCGTCGTTGAAACTCGCCCAGGCTGGATCCAGCGTGCGATCGCGTAACTCTTTCACAGCTCGGTGCAGAGCATACTCATCTTCCCCCCAGTAGACATAAATCGGCATCAACTACCTCCCAACAAAAAACAGGGCAAGCAGAACTCGCCCTGTCTTCACACATTACCAACCTAAAACAATTAGTCTAGATCAGGCATCGATAGCACTGGCTCACTTTCACGCTCAATGCCCTTCTCGAAGCCAGCCGCGGCAGCACGAGCACGACCCGCGTGCCACAAGTGACCAACTAGGAAGAAGAAACCGAGGACAAAGTGAGAAGTCGCCAACCAAGCACGAGGAGATACAAAGTTCACCGAGTTAATCTCCGTAGCCACACCACCTACAGAGTTCAAAGAACCCAGAGGTGCGTGGGTCATGTACTCAGCAGCACGACGAGCCTGCCAAGGCTGAATGTCGTTCTTGATCTTATTCAAATCTAGACCATTGGGGCCACGCAGTGGTTCTAGCCAAGGACCGCGGAAATCCCAGAAGCGCATAGTTTCACCACCAAAGATGATTTCACCCGTAGGAGAGCGCATCAGGTACTTACCCAGACCAGTTGGTCCCTGCGCAGAACCCACGTTAGCACCCAAGCGCTGGTCACGAATCAAGAAGGTTAGTGCCTGAGCTTGAGAAGCCTCTGCTCCAGTGGGGCCATAGAATTCACTGGGGTAGACTGTGTTGTTGAACCAGACCATACAAGAGGCAATGAAGCCCATCAAGGACAATGCGCCTAAGCTGTAGGACAGGTACGCTTCACCAGACCAAATAAAGGCACGACGTGCCCAACCAAACGGCTTCGTGAAGATGTGCCAGATACCGCCGGAGATACAAATCAACCCAACCCAGATGTGACCACCAACCACATCCTCTAAGTTATCGACACTGACAATCCAGCCCTCACCACCAAAGGGAGAGCGAAGCAAGTAGCCAAAGATAACCGCAGGGTTAAGGGTAGGGTTAGTAATCACACGCACATCACCACCACCAGGTGCCCATGTGTCATACAAGCCGCCGAAGAACATAGCCTTCAGTACCAGCAAGAAGGCACCACAACCCAGCAGGATCAGGTGGTAACCAATGATGTTGGTCATCTGGTTCTTATCTTTCCAGTCATAGCCGAAGAAGGTGGAGTACTCTTCTAGGGTTTCAGGGCCACGAACTGCGTGATAGATACCACCCAGACCCAAGACAGCAGAGGAAATCAGGTGCAATACGCCAACCACAAAGTAGGGGAAGGTATCTACAACCTCACCACCTGTGGTAACGCCCCAGCCCAAGGTAGCTAGGTGGGGCAGCAAAATTAAGCCCTGCTCGTACATCGGCTTTTCTGGCACAAAGTGCGCTACCTCGAACAAGGTCATAGCACCAGCCCAGAACACAATCAAACCAGCGTGGGCAACATGGGCACCCAGCAACTTACCAGACAAATTAATCAAGCGAGCATTACCAGACCACCAGGCGTAACCAGTAGATTCTTGGTCACGACCGCCAGTCATGGAAATCATGCGATTAGAGAGCGTTACCACGTGGCAATACCTCCTCAGGGAATACAAAACCTTCATGGGGCTGGTCTTGAGGAGCCATCCAAGCACGGATACCCTCATTCAGCAGAATATTCTTGGTGTAGAACGTCTCAAACTCTGGGTCTTCAGCCGCCCGAATCTCCTGAGACGTGAAGTCATAGGCCCGTAGGTTGAAGGCTAGACCTACCACACCCACAGCACTCATCCACAACCCAGTCACCGGTACAAACAGCATGAAGAAGTGCAACCACCGCTTGTTGGAGAAGGCAATCCCAAAGATTTGTGACCAGAAGCGGTTGGCGGTCACCATGGAATAGGTCTCTTCCGCTTGGGTTGGCTCGAAGGCCCGGAAGGTGTTGGCTGCATCACCATCTTTGTACAGGGTGTTTTCAACCGTAGCACCGTGGATGGCACACAGCAAGGCACCTCCCAAAATACCGGCAACGCCCATCATGTGGAAGGGGTTGAGGGTCCAGTTATGGAAGCCTTGGAAGAATAGGATGAAGCGGAAGATACCAGCAACCCCGAAGCTGGGGGCGAAGAACCAGCTTGACTGACCGAGGGGATAGATTAAAAACACGCTGACGAAGACGGCGATTGGCCCGGTAAAGGCGATGGCGTTGTAGGGACGCACACCTACGAGGCGTGCAATCTCTAGCTGACGCAGACAGAAGCCAATGAGGCCAAAGGCACCGTGCAGGGCGATGAAGTTCCACAGGCCACCGAGTTGACACCAGCGGGTGAAGTCACCTTGGGCTTCGGGTCCCCACAGGAATAGCAGGGAGTGGCCCATGCTGTCAGCGGGGGTGCTGACGGCGGCGGTGAGGAAGTTGCAACCCTCTAGGTAGCTGGAGGCCAGACCATGGGTATACCAGGAGGTGACGAAGGTGGTGCCTGTGAGCCAGCCGCCGAGGGCTAGATAGGCACAGGGGAATAGCAGTAGGCCGGACCAGCCGACAAATACGAAGCGATCGCGTTTGAGCCAGTCGTCGAGGATGTCGAACCATCCCCGCTCTTGCTGTACGCGCCCGATTGCAATGGTCATCTCAAATCCTCTTAGTTATTTCAAGAGTCCAGATAATAGAATCTGCAACAGAGAGCAGCAACGGAATTAACCAGTCGCTGCTAGCAGCGCAGAAAAAATCAGGTAGTAATTCACAATTCTATATGATAGTGAAGATTGAAATTTTTACAATCTGACACCTTATTCTCATAGTTCTCAAGATTTATAAAGACTTAACACAGGAGTCCAACACATTAGTCCTATGAATGCACATTCAGAACTTGGCGATCGCCTGTATCAAGAAATTTTGGGATCCCGACGATTTAGTAACTATTGGTGGGCGACGGTAACCACGATCGGTGCTACAGGATTTTTTCTTG encodes:
- a CDS encoding aminotransferase class V-fold PLP-dependent enzyme, with product MQLHLSATDLATCRQQFPALANKTYFNYGGQGPMPRMALEAMAEAHNTIQEMGPFSNSVNAWVQQEAAQTRATIAQELGVPTETITLTENVSVGCNIALWGIDWQAGDHILLSDCEHPGIVAATQELQRRFQVTTSTFPLLATLNHGDVVDSMTRHLRPTTRLVIVSHVLWNTGHVLPLRELVTACHDRGVLVLVDAAQSVGLLPLNLTDTEVDFYAFTGHKWWCGAAGLGGLYVHPDSPLNPTFTGWRGIRTNADGDPLGWRTDGQRFEVATSDYALLAGLRAAIAFHQQWGSQTERYQRICYLSAYLWDCLGALPGLHRLCSTPPASGLVSFQITDTDNAPATHQHLVKYLEANAIMTRTLLSPNCVRACVHYFSQESDIDIFIKCLRQWQTHDRPVT
- the holA gene encoding DNA polymerase III subunit delta; protein product: MPIYVYWGEDEYALHRAVKELRDRTLDPAWASFNDDKFFPEQADAIIQALNQAMTPPFGSGGRFIWLVNTPLLQQCPPEVLTELERTLPQIPDHTVLLLTSSSKPDARLKSTKLLQRYAQIEEFSPIPSWKTEQLVQRVKQVAMSMGINLTSDSTEFIAEAIGNDTRRLYSELEKLQCFAGECQAPLELDVVSQLITVTTQTSFKLAAAIRQGNTAEALELVADLLARNEAPPAIVATLISQFRAWLWVKLLISTGERDDRVIAQAADVGNPKRVHFLQQEVKSLSLEQLRQGLPLLLALDVGLKQGANPDLALKTTIIELCHCLRSH
- the psbC gene encoding photosystem II reaction center protein CP43 — translated: MVTLSNRMISMTGGRDQESTGYAWWSGNARLINLSGKLLGAHVAHAGLIVFWAGAMTLFEVAHFVPEKPMYEQGLILLPHLATLGWGVTTGGEVVDTFPYFVVGVLHLISSAVLGLGGIYHAVRGPETLEEYSTFFGYDWKDKNQMTNIIGYHLILLGCGAFLLVLKAMFFGGLYDTWAPGGGDVRVITNPTLNPAVIFGYLLRSPFGGEGWIVSVDNLEDVVGGHIWVGLICISGGIWHIFTKPFGWARRAFIWSGEAYLSYSLGALSLMGFIASCMVWFNNTVYPSEFYGPTGAEASQAQALTFLIRDQRLGANVGSAQGPTGLGKYLMRSPTGEIIFGGETMRFWDFRGPWLEPLRGPNGLDLNKIKNDIQPWQARRAAEYMTHAPLGSLNSVGGVATEINSVNFVSPRAWLATSHFVLGFFFLVGHLWHAGRARAAAAGFEKGIERESEPVLSMPDLD
- the psbD gene encoding photosystem II D2 protein (photosystem q(a) protein), with the translated sequence MTIAIGRVQQERGWFDILDDWLKRDRFVFVGWSGLLLFPCAYLALGGWLTGTTFVTSWYTHGLASSYLEGCNFLTAAVSTPADSMGHSLLFLWGPEAQGDFTRWCQLGGLWNFIALHGAFGLIGFCLRQLEIARLVGVRPYNAIAFTGPIAVFVSVFLIYPLGQSSWFFAPSFGVAGIFRFILFFQGFHNWTLNPFHMMGVAGILGGALLCAIHGATVENTLYKDGDAANTFRAFEPTQAEETYSMVTANRFWSQIFGIAFSNKRWLHFFMLFVPVTGLWMSAVGVVGLAFNLRAYDFTSQEIRAAEDPEFETFYTKNILLNEGIRAWMAPQDQPHEGFVFPEEVLPRGNAL